The Tenebrio molitor chromosome 5, icTenMoli1.1, whole genome shotgun sequence genome has a segment encoding these proteins:
- the LOC138131532 gene encoding uncharacterized protein produces MGGREECRILTECYREKKKNADEKEREKYCRRNGYAREEVERMRAEGRWMCAELSERDRDTDKQERRERIREARYNREYERCVTEDVPVYLGRESTKERKMMARFRCGNEERENKYWMEEEERMCRMCREERETIEHMWRGCGEMREREEKERGEILNEDGREIGWMKEVWKRRERIEKERGGE; encoded by the coding sequence ATGGGCGGAAGGGAAGAATGCAGGATACTGACTGAGTGCtatagagaaaagaaaaagaacgcggatgagaaggagagagagaagtactgtaggaggaacgggtatgccagagaggaagtggaaagaatgagagcggaaggaagatggatgtgtgcggagctgagcgagagggacagagatacggacaagcaagagagaagggagagaatcagagaagcgaggtacaacagggagtatgaaAGGTGCGTGACAGAGGATGTTCCGGTGTATCTGGGGAGAGAGAGCacgaaagaaaggaaaatgatggcgagatttagatgtgggaacgaagagagagaaaacaagTACTGGATGGAGGAGGAGGAAAGAATGTGCAGAATGTGccgtgaggagagagagacgatcgagcacatgtggagAGGATGCGGTGAAATGAGAGAAAGGGAGGaaaaggaacggggagaaatactgaacgaagacggaagagagataggatggatgaaagaggtatggaagaggagggaaaggatagaaaaggagaggggtggggaataa